AGTACAAAGCAAATACACTTCGGAAAAAAGATTGCTTTGCACTCCTTTCAAGAACTCCCAGGAACACAAGCCAAATGCAAAGAAGCTCCAAGGTACAGGCTAACCACAAAATCTTGCTCATATTATTTGCCAATCAAGCAAGCTACGAAGTGTgaaaccattttattttggtttagaCAGTAAGTCTTCCGAGGGGAAATCATTTGATTGGAAGTGTCAATCCCAAGTCCATTACAAACCGCATTTTTTCAGGAGTCGTTTACCTCCTGGGAGCTTAAGTCATGCACGTATCTTCTTTCTGAAACCTATTACCACTCTGTTAACTAACACAACTGCAGGATACACACAAATTcagttataatttaaaaataaggccTACCGTAGTAACAACTGCCTCTAGCATCAGAAAAGTGTAAAGAAATTGTGCAACAAGTACTTGTACTTCACAGCACCAGAAAATTCTGCCCTGATAACCAGGTATAGAGAGCCAAGGCAACAGTTAATTCTGGCAGGCCTTTACTGCCAGGGAGCCTGCAGTGTTATTGTGATTTGTATCAACGAATAGATCCTGCTTTGGGCATATGGAAGTGGATCACATATCAAAAGTAAGAATTAGGGAGAAAAACCTTACTCAATAGAAAGTTAGCCCAATATATAAAAACCATACAAATGTTTAAACAGTTTAGAGGCAGCAACAACAGGAATGATAAAGATTCCTGCCAAGGTGGCTGTTAACATCAATGTCTTTTTCTCCACCTTGTTTTGCACTTGCATCTATTAAACTAGTTGGACGTGCTGCCTCAGCTGGCTGACAAACACATGGACAAATGCAGCAACTTAAATGCCTGCAAGCTTATTAATACAGTCAACAAACAAATATACAGAACTTTaactgagggggaaaaaaaaaaaaaaagaaaaccagaaccCCGAAGGTCCAAGAGGCTCAGCACGTCTCTGCATTTTAGAGTCCTGGAGAGACAGGAGACACTTGCCATTGATTCTTGTAACAGTTTCTTGTAACAGTAGATGCAAAGCAACAACAGATACTGGCCACTTGACTTGTGTTGTTCTTACTTTAGAGGGGAGGGGAAATTATACAGCCCTGCCTCAAGGTGGCATGAAGCAGTAATGTTACACTCTCAAAATCTCCAGGCAGTTGTTGTAGCAGATAGCTATCCAGTCTGGCTGAGTTGATGCCCACTGTACATTGTTGATTTCTCCCTCTGCTGTATAGGCCAAGATAGGGTCCTCAATGGCACGAGGCATTTGCTGGATATCCCAGATGAGAGCCTGATGGTCATCCGCTGCAAATGGAAGAGAAACTCCTAAGTAGAATCAAGGTACAACAAGATCCCCATACATGACTACTAACAGGCATATAGTCCAAGAAGCTATATAGGTTATGGCTGTTGCAGTCCTGATGAGTATTCAAGCCAGAGATACAATGATACaactaagttaaaaaaaaaataagcttggATCATTATACATTATCCAGGACACAGTTGAAAAACAAATGGTCAGTGGAACTTATAAATTGAAAACGTGTAAGAACTAGATTGCAAAAAAATAAGaggcattaaaataatatagctTAGCCAAAGCAGATGCACAGTTTGGGCACTGGGCTCACTACTTCCACACAATAAATTCCAGTAGGTGTCTATTTCCATACAAATTTTAGGAAAGTCATTAATAAAGGGCTTCTAAACTGCAGGTATTCTTTAggaaaaggcaggcagagaaCTGCATAAACTTTTGGAGAGAGAGGATTTTGCAAATGTAGTGAAAGATGCTCAGAGATTCACCAACGCAGCTGGATAGGGATGGATGACACTTACCTGCTGTACAAATGTGGCAGGAAGAATGAGGTGCCCAAGCAATTCCATTTACACATGCTCTGTGGTTGTTTAACCTGGCAACAGGAGTGCAGGGAACTCTGACATCTAGAATCACAaccttcagaaacaaaaaccaactaAATTaataacttgcatttttttttttatttgtttcttcagaaaaccaaatattttgaGCCAAGGCTATAAATACAGCCCTTTCCTAAAGGGTGCAGTTGGCAAGCAAACACTGTTCTCAAAGAACAGGTTCTAGCTGGTTAGTGTGTCTCAAAAGGAGTCGGACATCACAGGGAGGGCTTGTGAGTTATGCAACAATGGCAAACAAATTATCTGAAACGAATCTCTGAAGCAGCACAAGTGACAAACTAAGATATGCTGCCTTGTGTGCTGAACTGAGAAAGAACAAGGTGACTAAAACACTTGCAGTTAAGATTTTATGTGAAAACTATTGCCCAGCTGGCTCACAGACCCCTCTTAAAAACCAGCTGAAATACATAAGAGCCATAGAGATCTTCAAGTTTATAATACCCAAGTTACTTCTTTAACTCCTACTGAAGTTAGCGCACTAAGAATTGGTCCTTAATCATGCTCCAGTTCAGGTACTGACACTGTCCCCTTACTTTAAAGAACTGACTACTAATTACTACCAAGCCACCTcccaaaaaaatcacaaccaCTAGCACCTACAGAAGATGAGCTGCCGCTTTACCTCCATGCCATCCATGGCCATTGTAGCAAGATAGTTGGGATCCTGCTTATTCCAGCAGAGACGCAGCAGTGGATGGTGCTGTGGGTCCTCGTAAATTATGGTGCTGTGTTCCAGATGACGGAGATCGAACATCCTCACTGAGCCATCTGCACCAACTGAAGCAAACATATCTCTCCCACCACCTGCACGGCTAAATGCTATGTCATACACCTGCTCAGTAacaggacagagaaaaacatAACCTTAGTTTTAGTGAGCACTGCCTCCTAATTTGCAGTAAAATGGATTTTACATATGGATAGCAGATCTAGTTGCGACAGTCTGTCAAATACTTGATGTTCCTAGCAAGTTTTTAGTTATTACGCTTGCCAATataggggagggggaagaacTTGAAAGGGTTATGTCATTATAGGATCATTCACTAAAACGAAACATATCAGTTTCCCagactcagatttttttatatagatTGCTGAAAAGTAAtatgttaaaatgaaagaatcttGCAAgtttttttattgcctttgaTATGCAGTTGATTTCAATTCCAGTTTGACATTTTAcctcatttttctaaaatattctggAGCATAATCTAGTAAAACAAGCATATTCTCAAGTCCAGATGAGTAAACAGAGTGGTTTTGATAGCCAATAGTATAGTTTTAGTTTGGTACTCAAAACTGTATATCTTAATcttaaataaattatctttttgaATCGTtagatttttcaagaaaaaggaagaaaacagaaaagttctgttccttttctaccgcttaaaaaatatgcaatataaacaattaaaaaaagctgtcacCTCTTTGTCATGAGCAATAAGCTGGGTCTTCACATGGCCAGAGACCAGATTTACTCTTCCCAAAACCTGTCCTGTCTCCAGACCCCAAATAGTGCAGGTTGTGTCAATACTAGAGGTACCTGAAACAAAAACACTTCTGTTACCAAAATTACTATTCTCACAAATTATTTAATCACTTACTGGATTAATGTAATATCCTCCCACATCTACAGATCAAAATAGCTGCAAGAACAGCACACAATTAAAATCAAGAATGTCAAACAGCTAACAGTCTACCATGCATTTAAATGACCCAAACCTTTTAGCTGCAGAAATAGTCTTCCACACAGGAATAAAGTGTAAATAGCTCATGTCTACTTCAATCTATTCAGAAGCCTGATGCAATGCTGAGATGAACTTTCTCATCCTGTAAGTCTCATGTgtacatcaaaaccaaaattcaaTCGTAGTGTTGCGATAGCGTATTAATTGATTGTTTCTGTGGACTGAAGGTGGGGCTAGCAGTAAAGCTCTTAAGAGACGAGAGATGcaacacacaaaataaatcatgtgGTAAATAATTACTAAGACATATTATCACTGTTAATCTCTGGACAAATCCCCTTGACATAAATGGCTGTACTCTTCTGGGAAACAAACCTCTGCTGGATCAGTCATCTTGGATTCACAATTTGTCCCATAGGCTATAATTAAACTTCAAGCATTCAGCCCCCTCCTACAACTGAATTAAGGGCTCCTGGCTTTactcctgctgctgaaatggcttcagagaagaaaaagcttggTCCATAGTTTTTCTATCCACTCCAGAACACACCAAAATAAGCGGAGCTCATTTACATTGTTACTTAGCACTACAGCAATAGCTCACCAGCCCTGAAGACTGAGATTCCCTATCTGCAAATAAGGAACACCCCTAATCCAACCTTAGTGATCCATTCTGTACTGGACAGAGCACCTTTCAATGCAAAAAAGTCTCCATGAGctgctcaattttttttttttttatttttaacctaagACAATGGCAGTTTCTATAATGTAGAAGTTTGTCCACTGGTTAGTTATCAAATTAACCAGTGACGTGCAATGACACAACAGTCAGTCAGAGCCCAGACTTCACCAGACTAAATTCAAATGTAtgtcttttctgtgctgaaaatgtAGCATTTTGTCAGTCTCACCTAGAAGGTAAGGATCCACTTCATTCCAGTCAAATGATGTTAGTGGAGCACAGAAATCAGAGTTCTTGTTATTGTTCAGCAAACACTCCAGCCGGGTCTCTGTTTCACCCACCTTCAGAAAAAGTGAAACATCTGACTTAAATAGCAACATCACATGACTTGTTCCACTTGCACTTCCAAAACATAAGGTGTTAATCCTGGGTTCCTTTCCTCTCAGCTTTACATCCTAAAGCTCTGGAAAACACAATCACCATCTCTATCTTCAATAAGGCGATTAAAACAGCAACTACCACCATAATTCTGCTTCTCCTTTAGCCTTCATATTTAGTCACATTATTgcagttaagaaaacaaattatcaAGTGCTCTGACTTGATTTTATGTCGTAACCTCCACACTGCAGCAAGGGCAAGACACCCTGAAAGGAAAGTAACTCACTTCAAAAAATCTGGTCTTGAGTGAAAATGAGATCAAAACACAACACAATTAATATAATGGTTTATCTTTTTCTAGGGAGGATTTACTCACTCTCCACACTCGCAGATAGTCACCACTGGTTGCCAACAGGTCTGGATATACTCCCTTGGTGTCTGGGATCCACATAAGCTTTGTGGTAGGGTAGGGGTGATCAAAGGTGTTCCTGCAAATGAATTCTGAGCTCTCTTCATCCAAACCAACAAGCTGCACCTATAAGAAgccatatttaaaagaaagtattttatcaaaatattcatttataaTTACAGCATTAAGACTGAGTGTATTTCAGGAGGACACCTTCTGTAACCTCAAGGACAATATAAAAGGACCATCATGTCAATGGAATGAGAAACCGttaaaagctttgcttcttAGCTGGGGCACGTAAGCAAAGTGAAGCATACATAATCACCACAGTGCTTTACTTTGAAGAGATGATCTCAAATGAATCGAAATCCAATCCTAAAGGATTAAAGACCacccttctcttttccacatTGCAAAGCCTAGTTTAAATCACAGACTTAAACTGCACAAACATTATTCCAAGTCATCTTTAACTGAACTGATGCTGACAATGTCATCTTCAGAGAGCAGGACAAGCTGTAGTTTGCATGACAACCACCCACAATTAAAGCTCATATCATGGAGTTCTTGGCCATAACCCTGCAGATTGTGACAGATCATGTCAGCTAGCTAACAAGCTGTTTTCAGCATCACAGTAACTAAAACGTTCTGTCACAACTGCACAAAATTAAGGTACAGATTAACACCAGACAGTAAAATAGaattcaaatgtaaaaaaaaaaattgggaagctaaaatatttagataattattcaaatgttttgcatgaaaagaccacaaaagcagctctgctgaaagaTTCTAGGTAACTGAATTCTGAATTAGGTTTCTTGCACAGTAATGTGACAGTGGGAAGGGCTAACTTGCCCAGTTGTGAGAGTGATGCAAGACAGAGCAGACAAGAAACTATCTCCACATAGCTTGGTCATGACAACACCTGAAGTAATGCTTGAAGTCCCAGACATTAtgttattagaaaaatattgacATGTCAGAAAGTGTTCATAGAACAATATGGTGCTGGGAGGATACGTTTAACCTAGCAGTGACTTCAAGACCTAAACAGGAAGAAAGCCCCGCTGTGCCAAATGCTGTTCAAACACAAACATGATGGGGACAACTCACTACAATTAGTTTGTAAGCTGCTCATGGTAAGAACTTCCTAGTACTTTCCACACAGCAGCTTCCTCCTGGAAACAGTGGCTTAATGGACTTTTTCCAAGACGTTTACCTGGAAAAATCCTAAATATTCTGGGATAAGCAATTTGGTTAATAAACTACACATTTAGACTAGATTAGAAGTCtaccatatttttttccacataacaaaaaaacaacaaatgctTCAGTGGATCTTAAACAATAACATTAGCAGTTATGAGTCCATTTAGAGATGCTCTTAACAAATGCAAACCTTGCTCACTGCCACAATGAGAAAATCCATCCTTTTCGCCCCATAACAAACCCTAAAAGACACATCCACATATGCTTCTAAAAAACTGCGTATTTGTCTGCCTTGCACTCTCTTTATTACAGCTACTCCTTATTATACTTCACACTCTCCTATGAATCAGTCAAGAATCTCCCAGCCTTCTGAAGTGATTGACAAATAGCTTTCTAACTCCTTTAGGGATCAGAAATACTAAGCGGATTTTACAAAGGAAGCAAATTGTCCTTGGTGATAGAAAATCTTGTGGCAAGGTCAGGATCAGAAGACAAATGACCTCTAatcatttcttctcctttgcttaTGCTGTTTTCAGCTCAATACGAGTGTATTAAGCCTACACAAAGCAATCAACGTACTCATAACCAGAAGCAACTCTCAAACAGCAAAGGACCCACTTTCTTTGGTGTGAATTTATATACTCCTGCACTGCATATTCATGTTTAACCCCTCCTCAgatctgaagaaaaagcaatgactGTGTAGCAACCCAGTATCTTTGCGATCTTTGACATTTTTAGGTGCAGGCCAGGTTAGAGAACAA
The DNA window shown above is from Ciconia boyciana chromosome 22, ASM3463844v1, whole genome shotgun sequence and carries:
- the DCAF7 gene encoding DDB1- and CUL4-associated factor 7, encoding MSLHGKRKEIYKYEAPWTVYAMNWSVRPDKRFRLALGSFVEEYNNKVQLVGLDEESSEFICRNTFDHPYPTTKLMWIPDTKGVYPDLLATSGDYLRVWRVGETETRLECLLNNNKNSDFCAPLTSFDWNEVDPYLLGTSSIDTTCTIWGLETGQVLGRVNLVSGHVKTQLIAHDKEVYDIAFSRAGGGRDMFASVGADGSVRMFDLRHLEHSTIIYEDPQHHPLLRLCWNKQDPNYLATMAMDGMEVVILDVRVPCTPVARLNNHRACVNGIAWAPHSSCHICTAADDHQALIWDIQQMPRAIEDPILAYTAEGEINNVQWASTQPDWIAICYNNCLEILRV